The DNA region GTGGTCGGCCAACATCAACGATGAGCACCGCCCCTTCGACTTCGCGACCGCCACCGATGTCACCCAGCTCGGCGGGCTGCGTGACAAGGCTGAGGCCGAGGGATACGACGTCGTGTTCGTTGACACCCCCGGCAGCCTTGAAGGGCGCGCAATCCTCAAGACCGTCCTCGCCAGCTCGGACTACGCCGTGATCCCGACCGAGCCCGCGCCGCTATCCGTCGAGCCGCTCATCCGCACCGTCCGCACACTCATCGCCCCCAGCGGCGTCCCCTACCGGGTGCTGTGCAACAAGATCGACGGCCGCGCCGCAGGCATGCGCGACGATGCCTTCAGAATGCTCGACGAGCAGGGGATACACCGGTTCCGGGCATCCACCCGGCTGCTATCTGCGCACGCTTATGCCCCCGCCCAGGGCCTCGTGGTCACCCAGTACCCGAGAGACAGGTACTCCATCGAGGCCGCCAGCGAATACCGTGCCGTCGCCCTAGAAATGTTCGCCGACTGGCGAACCCCGATCGGACGCCACACACAGTTGGCCGTCTCCGCACGAAACCCAGGAGGACAGTGATGGCAGGCCGAAAAGTTGACCTCGCAACCCTCGGCGAACGGGTCACCGTCGACCTGTCGCCACAGCCCGAATCAGCCCCCAACCCGCCGCCGGCGGCCGCAACAGCTCCGGTAGCGTCTGAAACAGCCGCATCGACTCCCGCCCACCACACTCCTCGCAGGCCAGCGCGCCGCAGTCCAAGAAAGCCCACACCCGGACAATGGGTCCGTTACGACGAACTCGAACGCAAAGAGACCCGCCTGCGCGCCGACCAATACGGACAGCTCAGCGACCTCAGCCGAAGCCTCAACCGCCTCCGCGCAGGTAGGGGCGAGCGGATTACCGAAAACACCCTCATCAGAGTGGCCATCGACCTATTGCTGAGCCGAGAATCCGACCTAACAGGATCCACAGAAATCGAACTCCG from Mycobacterium lentiflavum includes:
- a CDS encoding ParA family protein, encoding MQVVAVLSEKGGVGKTTTCMSLAGVTAEASRTLVVDVDPQASASWWSANINDEHRPFDFATATDVTQLGGLRDKAEAEGYDVVFVDTPGSLEGRAILKTVLASSDYAVIPTEPAPLSVEPLIRTVRTLIAPSGVPYRVLCNKIDGRAAGMRDDAFRMLDEQGIHRFRASTRLLSAHAYAPAQGLVVTQYPRDRYSIEAASEYRAVALEMFADWRTPIGRHTQLAVSARNPGGQ